In a genomic window of Thermoanaerobaculales bacterium:
- a CDS encoding metalloregulator ArsR/SmtB family transcription factor, with the protein MAPGPEVVDCIAPDRTSQELLALRRALASNRVRLRQAADHFALLAGETRLKILALLRHAGELCVCDLATVLEMTPAAVSQHLGRLRAGGLVQARRDGMTTFYRCCGAPGSPPAVPTLTVEEG; encoded by the coding sequence ATGGCACCGGGGCCGGAGGTGGTCGACTGCATCGCTCCGGACCGCACGTCGCAGGAGCTCCTCGCGCTGCGGCGCGCGCTGGCGAGCAACCGCGTCCGGCTGCGCCAGGCGGCCGACCACTTCGCACTGCTCGCCGGCGAGACCAGGCTGAAGATCCTCGCCCTGCTCCGCCACGCCGGCGAGCTGTGCGTCTGCGACCTCGCGACGGTGCTCGAGATGACCCCGGCGGCGGTGTCCCAGCACCTCGGCCGGCTGCGGGCCGGCGGCCTGGTCCAGGCCCGCCGTGACGGCATGACCACGTTCTACCGGTGCTGCGGCGCCCCCGGCTCGCCGCCGGCGGTGCCGACGCTGACCGTGGAGGAGGGCTGA
- a CDS encoding protein kinase: MEEENPGGDELRADETLTELGDEPAGAPASGIVIFSGAELGGRYRILSRIGAGGMGEVWHAFDLKLRVEVALKALRSDVLASERRREQLRREVRAAREVVSPNVCRIYDLEEFAGCELISMEYIDGQTLLSVLRERGPLGLKEAQDIASQFLSGLEAIHAAGLVHRDIKPENIMVTRAGRVVVMDFGVARQHAKGGGSASGTPGYMSPEQGMGVEVDARADVYSAGVVLAEMVCPGGIRDVESRKSLWEGVRSEPPKLPESPWAPVLKRAVTKDLEQRYRSAHTLTRALEEVTLRVVGAEDLHPYPGLASFTAGDAEFFFGREVEVEEMWRKLEGPARLLGLMGPSGAGKTSFLRAGLMPRAGSGWRCLICTPGNNPELSLSRALASELSDSSEAIERLLRFDNPEVAEAVVSGWRRQAGHALLIVDQFEELFTQNSGEVQRRFVDLLARLALESDVHVLVSLRDDFLLRCHDHQSLKPVFTELTPLAAPVGANLRRALTQPALQCGYRFEDDALVEEMLADVEGERGALPLLAFAAARLWEKRDRERGLLTREAYREIGGVGGALARHAEATMDRIGRERIGVVREIFRNLVTAEGTRAIREWHEVLSVFSGAQRDPADQVLRELVDARLLTTYEVREEDHEPTRRVEIIHESLLKAWPRLVRWQTQDADAVQLRDQLRQAARTWHEHGRSDDLLWTGSAFREYSVWRERYPGGLSELEEAFARSMTELAGRRRRRRRAAATAAIVVLLAVAAALTMLWRRSVQETRRAEARKLIALGRVELDRNPSAALAFARASLQVADAPDARMLAVQALWAGPPTFFVARLGDSQCLEAAFSPDGRRLACGGFSPDVTVLRSDGGEPIRIRDLPEKLKLRGVAFTPSGDRLLSWLEGDPSIRIFAVEGEELGVLPADATELLVLDEDTIATFGAGEPGTTESAVRVWSLADHSSRLVARWQPPPGFRSSLPGLPPAAIDLQLSWLAYGDDAAVRLFGLAGPDAGRERSLGNHSAGVINLAFAPDGSRLASADASGGFRVWSMAGDAAPRTLDAPAPSRYSRLSFDASGSRLGWGSTGGALVWSLSDPPDAAARLLRAPGEFAFGAVGFDREARWAAAARDSFEMALWSLTSAYPRVLKGHAQMVFDVAFAADSRFLASCGLDGARLWPLSPDDGHQRPVALGEEYLCQGIAADATGSKVLVATMGLGAFLVEPDGAPPRRLEGVPPRCLQPAALDTRLGLAAAADGWAPEPGALHIVELASGTTRSFPLRDPESRDSFEGSLTSLGFGADGSLMSGGDGGVYKWDLSTGERTRICGEGTWSDVAVSRSGRTMIAACDRSDPSGPVIVMDLSTGTQRRVASHEQDVVAVAIDATGERIATGAGNGVVRVGRVTGEEPHLLIGHRELVNTLAFSPDGRWLASASGTEILLWPMPDLSKPPLHTLPREELLAKLQSLTNLRAVRDPNSATGWTIEVGPFPGWRDVPTW; this comes from the coding sequence ATGGAAGAGGAGAACCCGGGCGGCGACGAGCTGCGTGCCGACGAGACGTTGACCGAGCTCGGGGATGAGCCGGCCGGCGCTCCGGCGTCCGGGATTGTGATCTTCTCGGGAGCCGAGCTCGGCGGCCGCTACCGCATCCTCTCACGCATCGGCGCTGGCGGCATGGGCGAGGTGTGGCATGCCTTCGACCTCAAGCTGCGGGTCGAGGTGGCGCTCAAGGCGTTGCGGTCGGACGTGCTGGCGAGCGAGCGGCGGCGGGAGCAGCTGCGGCGGGAGGTGCGGGCAGCCCGTGAGGTGGTGTCCCCGAACGTCTGCCGGATCTACGACCTCGAGGAGTTCGCCGGCTGCGAGCTGATCTCGATGGAGTACATAGACGGCCAGACGCTGCTGTCGGTGCTCCGGGAGCGAGGTCCGCTCGGGCTCAAGGAGGCCCAGGACATCGCCTCGCAGTTTCTCTCCGGGCTCGAGGCGATCCATGCGGCGGGCCTCGTCCACCGAGACATCAAGCCGGAAAACATCATGGTCACCCGGGCGGGGAGGGTGGTGGTGATGGACTTCGGGGTCGCGCGCCAGCATGCGAAGGGAGGTGGTTCAGCGTCGGGGACGCCGGGCTACATGTCGCCAGAGCAGGGGATGGGGGTGGAGGTGGACGCGCGGGCGGACGTGTACTCGGCGGGGGTGGTGTTGGCGGAGATGGTGTGCCCCGGTGGGATCAGGGATGTGGAGAGTCGGAAGAGCCTGTGGGAGGGGGTTCGGAGCGAGCCGCCGAAGCTGCCGGAGAGCCCGTGGGCGCCCGTTCTGAAGAGGGCGGTGACGAAGGACCTGGAGCAGCGGTACAGGTCGGCGCACACCCTCACGCGGGCGCTCGAGGAGGTGACGCTGCGAGTGGTGGGGGCGGAGGACCTCCACCCCTACCCCGGGCTGGCGTCGTTCACCGCGGGGGATGCGGAGTTCTTCTTCGGCCGCGAGGTCGAGGTCGAGGAGATGTGGCGGAAGCTCGAGGGCCCGGCGCGGCTGCTCGGGCTGATGGGTCCCTCGGGCGCCGGCAAGACCTCATTCCTGCGGGCAGGGTTGATGCCGCGCGCCGGCAGTGGCTGGCGGTGCCTGATCTGCACGCCGGGCAACAACCCGGAGCTGTCGCTGAGCCGCGCCCTTGCCTCGGAGCTGTCGGACAGTAGCGAGGCGATCGAGCGCCTGCTCCGCTTCGACAATCCGGAGGTGGCAGAGGCGGTGGTGTCGGGCTGGCGGCGTCAGGCCGGGCACGCGCTGCTGATCGTCGACCAGTTCGAGGAGCTGTTCACGCAGAACTCCGGCGAGGTGCAGCGCCGCTTTGTTGATCTGCTGGCGCGACTCGCTTTGGAGAGCGACGTGCACGTGCTGGTGAGCCTGCGGGACGACTTCCTGCTGCGCTGTCACGACCACCAGTCGTTGAAGCCGGTGTTCACGGAGCTGACGCCGCTGGCCGCGCCGGTGGGTGCGAACCTCCGGCGGGCGCTGACTCAGCCGGCACTGCAGTGCGGCTACCGCTTCGAGGACGATGCGCTGGTCGAGGAGATGCTGGCCGATGTCGAGGGTGAGCGGGGTGCGCTGCCGCTGCTCGCCTTTGCGGCGGCGAGGCTGTGGGAGAAGCGCGACCGCGAGCGAGGTCTGCTCACCCGAGAGGCGTACCGGGAGATCGGCGGCGTGGGCGGCGCCCTCGCCCGTCACGCCGAGGCGACGATGGACCGTATCGGTCGGGAGCGGATCGGGGTCGTGCGCGAGATCTTCCGAAACCTGGTGACCGCTGAGGGGACACGCGCGATCCGCGAGTGGCACGAGGTTCTGTCCGTGTTCAGCGGTGCGCAGCGCGACCCGGCAGACCAGGTGCTGCGGGAGCTGGTCGATGCCCGGCTGTTGACGACGTACGAGGTCCGGGAGGAGGACCACGAGCCTACCCGCCGGGTCGAGATCATCCACGAGTCGCTGCTCAAGGCCTGGCCGCGGCTGGTGCGTTGGCAGACCCAGGACGCCGACGCGGTCCAGCTTCGCGACCAGCTCCGGCAAGCGGCGCGGACCTGGCATGAGCACGGCCGCTCCGACGACCTGCTGTGGACCGGCTCGGCCTTTCGCGAGTACTCGGTTTGGCGGGAGCGCTACCCCGGAGGTCTGTCCGAACTCGAGGAGGCCTTTGCCCGATCGATGACCGAGCTGGCTGGCCGGCGCCGCCGCCGCCGGCGCGCCGCGGCCACTGCGGCGATCGTGGTGCTCCTCGCGGTGGCGGCCGCCCTCACGATGTTGTGGCGCCGAAGCGTGCAGGAGACCCGCCGCGCCGAGGCGCGCAAGCTGATCGCCCTCGGCCGGGTGGAGCTGGACCGCAACCCTTCGGCAGCCCTGGCCTTTGCTCGGGCGAGCCTCCAGGTGGCGGACGCGCCCGATGCCCGGATGCTCGCCGTCCAGGCGCTCTGGGCCGGGCCACCAACCTTCTTCGTCGCACGCCTCGGTGATAGCCAGTGCCTCGAAGCTGCATTCAGCCCCGACGGCCGCCGGCTCGCCTGTGGTGGCTTCTCTCCGGATGTCACCGTTCTTCGCAGCGACGGCGGCGAGCCAATTCGCATTCGGGATCTGCCGGAGAAGCTCAAGCTGCGCGGTGTCGCCTTCACTCCCTCCGGAGACCGACTGCTGAGCTGGCTCGAAGGCGACCCGAGCATCCGCATCTTCGCAGTCGAGGGCGAGGAGCTCGGCGTCCTGCCGGCCGACGCGACAGAGCTGCTGGTTCTCGATGAGGACACAATCGCCACGTTCGGCGCAGGCGAGCCCGGCACGACTGAAAGTGCGGTGCGCGTCTGGTCGCTCGCCGACCACTCGTCGCGGCTCGTCGCGCGTTGGCAGCCACCCCCTGGGTTCCGGTCCAGCCTCCCCGGGTTGCCGCCGGCGGCGATCGATCTCCAGCTGAGCTGGCTCGCTTACGGCGACGACGCCGCGGTGCGCCTGTTCGGCCTTGCCGGGCCGGATGCGGGGCGAGAGCGCTCGCTCGGAAACCATTCGGCGGGGGTCATCAATCTCGCCTTCGCGCCCGACGGCTCCCGGCTGGCCTCGGCCGACGCGAGCGGCGGGTTCAGAGTGTGGTCGATGGCGGGGGACGCAGCCCCTCGCACGCTCGACGCTCCAGCCCCTTCGAGGTACTCCCGTCTCAGCTTCGATGCCTCCGGGTCGAGGCTCGGGTGGGGCTCAACGGGCGGCGCCCTGGTGTGGAGCCTCAGCGATCCACCAGACGCCGCGGCCCGTCTGCTCCGGGCCCCGGGCGAGTTCGCGTTCGGCGCGGTCGGCTTCGACCGCGAGGCCCGGTGGGCTGCCGCGGCGCGGGACTCCTTCGAGATGGCGCTGTGGTCGCTGACTTCGGCCTATCCGAGGGTCCTCAAAGGGCATGCCCAGATGGTGTTCGATGTGGCGTTCGCCGCCGACTCCCGCTTCCTCGCCTCGTGCGGTCTGGACGGTGCCCGCCTGTGGCCGCTGTCGCCCGACGACGGGCACCAGCGCCCGGTCGCGCTCGGCGAGGAGTACCTCTGCCAGGGAATCGCGGCCGACGCGACGGGCTCGAAGGTGCTGGTCGCGACGATGGGGCTCGGGGCCTTTCTGGTCGAACCGGATGGCGCGCCGCCGCGCCGCCTCGAGGGAGTCCCGCCGAGGTGTCTGCAGCCGGCCGCGCTCGACACCCGGCTGGGCCTCGCAGCCGCTGCCGACGGATGGGCGCCGGAGCCGGGGGCGCTCCACATCGTGGAGCTGGCGTCGGGTACGACCCGGTCGTTTCCCCTGCGCGACCCGGAGAGCCGGGACTCGTTCGAGGGCAGCCTCACGTCACTGGGCTTCGGGGCAGACGGCAGCCTGATGTCCGGTGGGGACGGAGGCGTCTACAAATGGGATCTCTCGACCGGTGAGCGCACCAGGATCTGCGGTGAGGGGACGTGGAGCGACGTGGCAGTCAGCCGTTCGGGCCGCACGATGATCGCGGCCTGCGACAGGAGCGACCCATCCGGCCCGGTGATCGTCATGGATCTGTCGACGGGCACTCAGCGTCGCGTCGCCAGCCACGAGCAGGACGTTGTCGCCGTGGCGATCGACGCAACGGGCGAGCGGATCGCCACCGGTGCCGGCAACGGTGTGGTGCGGGTCGGCCGGGTCACAGGCGAGGAGCCGCACCTGCTCATCGGCCACCGCGAGCTCGTCAACACCCTGGCGTTTTCGCCCGACGGCAGGTGGCTCGCCTCGGCGAGCGGGACCGAGATTCTCCTGTGGCCGATGCCGGACCTGTCGAAGCCGCCGCTCCACACCCTGCCGCGCGAGGAGCTGCTCGCCAAGCTCCAGTCGCTCACCAATCTCCGCGCCGTGCGCGACCCCAACTCGGCCACCGGCTGGACGATCGAGGTCGGCCCATTCCCCGGCTGGCGAGACGTCCCCACCTGGTGA
- the rsmA gene encoding 16S rRNA (adenine(1518)-N(6)/adenine(1519)-N(6))-dimethyltransferase RsmA encodes MGRPKRRRLGQNFLVDRTIAQRIVALLEAEPSRVLEIGPGRGALTEHLGERFGRVLALELDRGLADELRARFRDSSVGVVHADALHDSFDPLLAGEAPWQVASNLPYSVGTAILRRMLPRHDLFTRLVVMLQREVAERVVAKPGDRNHGLLALERAAWAEAAIAFHVSPHAFRPRPRVVSSVLILDLRPPAADPAALAAGLALAAHALNHPRKMLSNALRPLADAGRIAAAGIDPEARPATIDLASWLRLASVSGGNGGCGSSAAPDRR; translated from the coding sequence ATGGGTCGCCCCAAGCGCCGCCGCCTCGGCCAGAACTTCCTGGTCGACCGCACCATCGCGCAGCGGATCGTGGCGCTGCTCGAGGCCGAGCCGTCGCGCGTGCTCGAGATCGGTCCCGGCCGCGGTGCGCTGACCGAGCACCTCGGCGAGCGCTTCGGCCGCGTGCTGGCGCTCGAGCTCGACCGCGGCCTCGCCGACGAGTTGCGAGCGCGCTTCCGGGACAGTTCGGTCGGGGTGGTGCACGCTGACGCCCTCCACGACTCGTTCGATCCCCTGCTCGCGGGCGAGGCGCCGTGGCAGGTCGCGTCGAACCTGCCGTACTCGGTGGGGACCGCCATCCTGCGGCGAATGCTGCCGCGCCACGACCTCTTCACCAGGCTGGTGGTGATGCTGCAGCGCGAGGTGGCGGAGCGCGTGGTGGCGAAGCCCGGCGACCGCAACCACGGCCTGCTCGCGCTCGAGCGCGCCGCCTGGGCCGAGGCCGCGATTGCCTTCCACGTCTCGCCCCACGCCTTCCGGCCGCGGCCGCGGGTGGTGTCGAGCGTGCTGATTCTCGACCTGCGGCCGCCGGCGGCTGACCCGGCGGCGCTGGCGGCCGGCCTCGCCCTCGCCGCGCACGCCCTCAACCACCCGCGCAAGATGCTTTCCAACGCCCTGCGGCCGCTGGCTGACGCCGGCCGCATCGCCGCCGCCGGCATCGACCCCGAGGCGCGGCCGGCGACCATCGACCTGGCGTCCTGGCTCCGCCTCGCCTCGGTCTCGGGGGGCAACGGTGGATGCGGCTCCAGCGCTGCCCCCGACAGGCGCTGA
- a CDS encoding undecaprenyl-diphosphate phosphatase, with protein sequence MGLGYALLLGVLQGFTEFLPVSSSGHLALAQMLVPGFDQPGVLFDAMLHVGTAAAVIAFERRQIVEWAGSATGRRVLLLLVVGTFATAVVGFALKGVATQAFERPLWVAAFLVVTGCVVAATRWLGSGVRGVERTTWREAAVIGLLQGLAVFPGLSRSGTTIAAGLWAGLERSWAARFSFLLGVPAVAGVTVIELLTHRDELAATSGGFAAACAAGAAAAAVTGYVALAIVLKTVSSRVFHRFAWYCIPVGLIVLVIVARAG encoded by the coding sequence ATGGGCCTCGGCTACGCGCTGCTGCTCGGCGTCCTGCAGGGCTTCACCGAGTTCCTGCCGGTGTCGTCGTCGGGGCACCTCGCGCTCGCGCAGATGCTGGTCCCGGGGTTCGATCAGCCCGGGGTGCTGTTCGACGCCATGCTCCACGTCGGCACCGCCGCCGCCGTGATCGCCTTCGAGCGCCGGCAGATCGTCGAGTGGGCCGGGTCGGCAACCGGTCGACGTGTCCTGCTGCTGCTCGTGGTCGGCACTTTCGCCACCGCGGTGGTCGGTTTCGCGCTCAAGGGCGTCGCCACCCAGGCGTTCGAGCGGCCGCTCTGGGTCGCCGCCTTCCTGGTCGTGACCGGTTGCGTGGTGGCCGCCACCCGCTGGCTCGGCAGCGGCGTCCGCGGGGTCGAGCGCACGACCTGGCGTGAGGCGGCCGTCATCGGTCTGCTCCAGGGTCTGGCCGTCTTCCCCGGGCTGTCGCGCTCCGGGACCACGATCGCGGCCGGCCTGTGGGCCGGGCTCGAGCGGTCGTGGGCCGCGCGCTTCAGCTTCCTGCTCGGGGTGCCGGCGGTCGCGGGCGTCACGGTCATCGAACTCCTTACACATCGCGATGAGCTGGCCGCCACCTCGGGCGGCTTCGCCGCCGCCTGCGCCGCCGGCGCCGCCGCCGCGGCGGTCACCGGCTACGTCGCCCTCGCCATCGTGCTCAAGACGGTGTCCAGCCGCGTCTTCCACCGCTTCGCCTGGTACTGCATCCCCGTCGGCCTGATCGTGCTCGTGATCGTCGCGAGGGCCGGCTGA
- a CDS encoding heavy-metal-associated domain-containing protein, whose amino-acid sequence MTATVRPAACLLSLALLMVAACSPPEGRPPEAVRTVFTVSGMHCDSCNAAVSAALEGADGVLEASADYTKGQAAAVYRAKRVSAEELKAEIEKLGYTVTAMTTTPVATPSP is encoded by the coding sequence ATGACCGCGACCGTGAGGCCCGCAGCCTGCCTGCTGTCGCTCGCGCTGCTGATGGTGGCGGCGTGCTCGCCGCCGGAAGGCCGGCCTCCAGAGGCCGTGCGGACCGTGTTCACGGTCTCCGGCATGCACTGCGACAGCTGCAACGCCGCCGTCTCCGCAGCGCTTGAGGGAGCCGATGGCGTGCTCGAGGCGTCGGCCGATTACACCAAGGGCCAGGCGGCGGCGGTGTACCGGGCGAAGCGGGTGTCGGCCGAGGAGCTGAAGGCCGAGATCGAGAAGCTCGGCTACACGGTCACGGCGATGACCACCACTCCCGTCGCGACCCCCAGTCCGTAG
- a CDS encoding DUF393 domain-containing protein has product MVRGQSLEVWYDGQCPLCRASRDWCTARDPDRRLAFRDIGAAGDAELPVPRAAAEASMWVRDADGTLAGGFAGWRRIMAELPRWRWLARVTGVPPVRWLGPPVYRLIARARRMLPGHVHPAPP; this is encoded by the coding sequence ATGGTGCGAGGCCAATCGCTCGAGGTCTGGTACGACGGGCAGTGCCCGCTGTGCCGTGCCTCGCGCGACTGGTGCACGGCCCGCGATCCGGACCGGCGGCTCGCGTTCCGCGACATCGGCGCCGCTGGCGACGCCGAGCTGCCGGTCCCGCGAGCGGCGGCCGAGGCCTCGATGTGGGTGCGCGACGCCGACGGCACCCTTGCCGGTGGCTTCGCCGGCTGGCGCCGGATCATGGCGGAGCTGCCCCGGTGGCGGTGGCTCGCCCGCGTCACCGGCGTCCCGCCCGTGCGCTGGCTCGGTCCTCCGGTCTATCGGCTGATCGCGCGGGCGCGGAGAATGCTCCCCGGGCACGTCCATCCGGCTCCGCCATAG
- a CDS encoding Smr/MutS family protein, with protein sequence MPGRALADPKIRRAYIATKLVVFGVAAVLTWPLAEAIGPQAWWGLAIFGVVLIALGAAVLGMPARTGRVADDRAQADDAPGSEPEQVVELPVEDFIDLHNFEPRDIPGVVDEYLQAAHERGYREVRLIHGRGIGVQRERVRSVLAKHPLVAEFSDAPPDRGGWGATIVRLKNGS encoded by the coding sequence ATGCCGGGCCGCGCGCTCGCTGACCCGAAGATCCGCCGCGCCTACATCGCCACCAAGCTGGTGGTGTTCGGGGTGGCCGCGGTCCTCACCTGGCCGCTCGCCGAGGCGATCGGACCGCAGGCATGGTGGGGCCTCGCGATCTTCGGCGTGGTGCTGATCGCTCTCGGCGCTGCCGTGCTGGGGATGCCGGCTCGCACCGGCAGGGTTGCCGACGACCGTGCCCAGGCCGACGATGCCCCTGGCTCGGAGCCGGAGCAGGTCGTCGAGCTGCCGGTCGAGGACTTCATCGATCTCCACAACTTCGAGCCGCGCGACATCCCGGGTGTGGTCGATGAGTACCTGCAGGCCGCCCACGAGCGCGGGTATCGGGAGGTCCGTCTGATCCACGGCCGCGGCATCGGGGTGCAGCGCGAGCGGGTGCGCAGCGTGCTGGCGAAGCATCCGCTGGTCGCCGAGTTCAGCGACGCGCCCCCGGACCGCGGCGGCTGGGGCGCCACCATCGTCCGCCTGAAAAACGGTTCGTAA
- the asnS gene encoding asparagine--tRNA ligase, giving the protein MPPAVITIAELDAHAGETVTLRGWVYNWRKKGKLRFIILRDGFGYLQCVVFEPEVDPAVWEAAVALTQESSVVVTGTLVADERAPGGFELKVTSIETVQLAPEYPIGKKDHGPDFLLNHRHLWLRSRRQHAIMRVRSELSQAIRDFFHSRSYTLIDSPILTPAAAEGTSSLFETDYFGEAKAYLSQSGQLYLEPAAAALGKVYCFGPTFRAEKSKTRRHLTEFWMVEPEVAWMDFDGLLHLCEEFLAELVARIMDRCRLDLERLERDVSKLEPATHRPYPRIDYGDAVVKLQALGQQIEFGGDFGGDDETVLAEQFDRPVMVTRYPAHIKAFYMQPDPADPTRALAVDVLAPEGYGEIIGGSVRSDSLEHLEHQIAIHGLPREAYEWYLDVRRYGSFPHAGFGMGIERCVAWLCGVPHLRECIPFPRLINRLYP; this is encoded by the coding sequence ATGCCGCCTGCCGTGATCACCATCGCCGAGCTCGACGCCCACGCCGGGGAGACCGTCACCCTGCGGGGATGGGTCTACAACTGGCGCAAGAAGGGGAAGCTGCGCTTCATCATCCTGCGCGACGGCTTCGGCTACCTGCAGTGCGTGGTCTTCGAGCCGGAGGTCGACCCCGCGGTGTGGGAGGCGGCGGTCGCCCTGACCCAGGAGTCGTCGGTGGTGGTCACCGGCACCCTGGTGGCGGACGAGCGCGCGCCCGGCGGCTTCGAGCTCAAGGTGACCAGCATCGAGACGGTCCAGCTCGCGCCCGAGTACCCGATCGGCAAGAAGGACCATGGCCCGGACTTCCTGCTCAACCATCGCCACCTGTGGCTGCGCTCGCGGCGCCAGCACGCGATCATGCGCGTCCGCTCCGAGCTCAGCCAGGCGATCCGCGACTTCTTCCACAGCCGCTCCTACACGCTGATCGACTCGCCGATCCTGACCCCGGCGGCGGCCGAGGGCACCTCGTCGCTGTTCGAGACCGACTACTTCGGCGAGGCCAAGGCCTACCTCTCGCAGTCCGGCCAGCTCTACCTCGAGCCGGCGGCCGCGGCGCTCGGCAAGGTCTACTGCTTCGGCCCGACCTTTCGCGCCGAGAAGTCGAAGACCCGCCGCCACCTCACCGAGTTCTGGATGGTCGAGCCCGAGGTCGCGTGGATGGACTTCGACGGCCTGCTCCACCTGTGCGAGGAGTTCCTGGCCGAGCTGGTGGCGCGGATCATGGACCGCTGCCGCCTCGACCTCGAGCGCCTCGAGCGGGACGTCTCCAAGCTCGAGCCCGCGACCCACCGCCCCTACCCGCGCATCGACTACGGCGACGCCGTCGTCAAGCTGCAGGCCCTCGGCCAGCAGATCGAGTTCGGCGGCGACTTCGGCGGCGACGACGAGACCGTGCTCGCCGAGCAGTTCGACCGCCCGGTGATGGTCACCAGGTACCCGGCTCACATCAAGGCCTTCTACATGCAGCCCGACCCCGCCGACCCGACCCGCGCGCTGGCGGTCGACGTCCTCGCGCCCGAGGGTTACGGCGAAATCATCGGCGGCTCGGTGCGCTCCGACTCGCTCGAGCACCTCGAGCACCAGATCGCGATCCACGGGCTGCCGCGCGAGGCCTACGAGTGGTACCTCGACGTCCGCAGGTACGGCTCCTTCCCGCACGCCGGGTTCGGCATGGGCATCGAGCGCTGCGTGGCCTGGCTGTGCGGCGTGCCGCACCTGCGTGAGTGCATTCCCTTCCCGCGCCTGATCAACAGGCTATATCCGTGA